In Dyadobacter sp. NIV53, a single window of DNA contains:
- a CDS encoding response regulator produces the protein MMKKKVLIIDDDARNIFALSATLRARSYDCISCSGAPEALELLKTGKDIDAILIDMMMPEMDGYEAIPIIKNLYNRKNTPVFAVTAQAMVGDREKCLQAGADGYISKPINVDQLLQLLAKI, from the coding sequence ATTATGAAGAAGAAGGTGTTGATTATTGATGATGATGCGCGGAATATTTTTGCCTTGTCGGCTACATTGCGCGCGCGATCCTATGATTGTATTTCCTGCTCGGGAGCACCCGAAGCATTGGAACTGCTAAAAACAGGAAAAGATATTGACGCCATTCTGATTGATATGATGATGCCGGAAATGGATGGTTATGAAGCTATTCCCATTATCAAGAACTTGTATAACCGAAAAAATACGCCCGTCTTTGCGGTAACAGCGCAGGCTATGGTGGGCGACAGGGAGAAATGTTTGCAGGCGGGTGCCGACGGATATATTTCCAAACCGATCAATGTCGATCAATTGCTACAGCTATTGGCAAAAATATAG
- a CDS encoding response regulator yields MRRTSNSIIFQLQIVFTASIILLILSLTASYYSTQKLIVNSQLVNHTNQVLIEAENIISYIKDAETGQRGFLLTLDPVFLEPYNGAYSRTTASYNNLIALTLENPIQQKTLIPLKERYEARFAQMERVIDFARKSPLYLVNSDERNNEMRKGKKIMDDTRLIVNQVKSEEEKTLKERLSQQEIYINYTPFLLLFAALVSILITGFAYFRIKRDMNNRLLQQLEEEKKYGETRHRINNLEEITKKISSGNYTERSADVGDDEIGRIAVALNSMTGSLEQTFTTLTNEAWLQVGTVQVSDAIRGERVLKKLAANLIQTLTGYINAPLATIYILDSDWDFTLGAKYATMDAPEQIISGQGLSGQVIKNKKPLIVKDIPENYINISSTLGSASPAVLVILPLVYAHECIGVIELGLLKYPEPLEIKFLEENLEAMAIGINSALDYAKLQNFLEETQAQSEELQTQHNELENLNTELEAQSQKLQASEEELRVQQEELQQTNEELEERSGLLEEKNFEIQRKAEELELTTRYKSEFLANMSHELRTPLNSILLLSRLLAENDEKTLSNDQVEYATVIQSSGNGLLGLIDEILDLSKIEAGKMELEFDQVSLKEVSVDIKSLFTQVAREKGLEFTITLSPEIPAFIETDKMRLEQILKNLISNAIKFTSKGAVTVDIKASHEDNRICFVVKDTGIGIAPEKQQLIFEAFQQADGSTKRKYGGTGLGLSISRELVKLLGGEITVSSLPGKGSEFTMYIPVVNSETEQNPIKENLFSLRNENQQKVRFPDPSQFISTVVPQNIPDDRHVITGTDKVILIVEDDTLFARSLLDYTRKQGYKGIVAVRGDEGLELAGTFNPLGILLDIQLPVMSGWEVMDALKANPETRHIPVHIMSSHRMKSESMMKGAVDFIDKPMVIDKMHDIFEKIEYVISRKAKKVLIVEDNSKHAKALAYFLGTYNINSELKGDISEGIKALRENEVDCVILDMGIPDKRAYETLEEVKKNPEFGNIPIIVFTGKSLSMTEELRIKQYADSIIVKTAHSYQRMLDEVSLFLHVVEESKKPTAKTSEFKRLGGLNEILNNKTVLIADDDVRNIFSLSKSLENYKMNVITALDGKEAMQKLHENPLVDVVLLDMMMPQMDGYETARKIRENYQWRNLPVIAVTAKAMTGDREKCINAGASDYITKPVDIDQLMSLLRVWLYEKSV; encoded by the coding sequence ATGAGAAGGACTTCTAACTCTATTATTTTTCAGTTACAGATCGTTTTTACAGCTTCAATTATATTACTGATCCTGAGCCTTACCGCCTCTTATTACAGTACTCAGAAACTGATTGTTAATTCCCAGCTGGTTAACCATACAAACCAGGTACTGATAGAGGCCGAAAACATTATATCCTACATTAAAGATGCTGAGACCGGACAACGCGGGTTTCTGTTAACTCTGGATCCTGTATTTCTTGAACCTTATAATGGTGCTTACAGCAGGACAACGGCATCTTATAATAATCTGATAGCGCTTACTCTGGAAAACCCAATCCAGCAAAAAACACTTATTCCACTCAAGGAACGCTACGAAGCCCGATTTGCCCAAATGGAAAGGGTAATAGATTTTGCAAGAAAAAGCCCACTGTATCTCGTTAATTCCGATGAAAGGAACAATGAAATGCGAAAAGGCAAAAAGATCATGGATGACACCAGGCTGATCGTCAATCAGGTAAAATCAGAGGAAGAAAAAACTTTAAAGGAGAGACTTAGCCAGCAGGAAATTTATATCAACTACACTCCTTTTCTTTTACTTTTTGCTGCTTTGGTTTCGATCCTGATCACAGGTTTTGCGTATTTCAGGATTAAAAGAGACATGAATAACCGCTTGCTGCAGCAATTGGAAGAAGAGAAAAAATACGGTGAAACCAGGCATAGGATCAATAATCTGGAAGAAATTACAAAAAAAATATCTTCTGGGAATTATACAGAAAGAAGTGCTGATGTTGGTGATGATGAAATAGGCCGGATTGCCGTCGCATTAAATTCCATGACCGGCTCTCTTGAGCAAACTTTTACTACACTTACAAATGAGGCCTGGCTGCAGGTTGGAACTGTACAGGTCAGCGATGCCATTCGTGGCGAACGTGTCCTTAAAAAACTGGCAGCTAATTTGATCCAGACCCTTACTGGTTATATTAATGCGCCTCTTGCCACGATATACATTCTGGATAGCGACTGGGACTTTACCCTGGGTGCAAAGTATGCCACAATGGATGCACCGGAACAAATCATCTCCGGACAGGGGCTTTCAGGACAGGTTATCAAAAACAAAAAGCCGCTGATTGTGAAAGATATTCCTGAAAACTATATCAATATTTCTTCTACTTTGGGATCGGCTAGTCCGGCTGTGCTTGTGATACTCCCACTGGTTTATGCGCACGAATGTATCGGGGTTATAGAACTGGGATTGTTAAAATACCCTGAGCCGCTGGAAATAAAGTTCCTGGAAGAAAACCTGGAAGCAATGGCCATTGGCATAAACAGTGCTTTAGATTACGCAAAACTTCAAAACTTCCTGGAAGAAACGCAGGCACAATCCGAAGAACTGCAAACACAGCATAATGAACTCGAAAACCTGAATACGGAACTTGAAGCGCAGTCACAAAAACTGCAGGCATCCGAAGAAGAATTAAGGGTTCAACAGGAGGAATTACAGCAAACCAATGAAGAACTGGAAGAAAGAAGCGGATTACTGGAAGAAAAGAATTTTGAAATACAGCGAAAAGCCGAAGAACTTGAACTGACAACAAGGTACAAATCGGAATTCCTGGCAAATATGTCGCATGAATTACGCACGCCGCTCAATTCAATTTTATTGCTAAGCCGGTTACTTGCCGAAAACGATGAAAAGACTTTAAGTAATGATCAGGTCGAATATGCAACTGTAATTCAGTCGTCAGGAAATGGATTATTGGGTTTGATTGATGAAATTCTTGATCTTTCCAAAATTGAAGCCGGTAAAATGGAACTGGAATTTGATCAGGTTTCGCTGAAAGAAGTAAGTGTAGATATTAAATCGCTCTTTACACAGGTTGCCAGGGAAAAAGGACTGGAATTTACAATTACACTCAGCCCCGAAATTCCGGCTTTTATTGAAACGGATAAAATGCGTTTGGAACAGATACTTAAAAACCTGATATCCAACGCGATAAAATTCACTTCAAAGGGAGCTGTAACTGTTGACATAAAAGCAAGTCACGAGGATAACAGGATTTGCTTTGTCGTCAAAGATACCGGGATCGGAATTGCTCCTGAGAAACAACAGCTTATTTTTGAAGCTTTTCAGCAGGCAGACGGATCAACAAAAAGAAAATACGGAGGAACAGGCCTTGGACTTTCTATCAGCAGAGAATTGGTTAAGCTTCTTGGAGGTGAAATCACAGTATCCAGCCTTCCTGGAAAGGGAAGTGAATTTACCATGTATATTCCTGTCGTTAATTCGGAGACGGAACAAAATCCTATTAAAGAGAACTTATTTTCGTTAAGAAATGAAAACCAGCAAAAAGTCAGATTTCCCGACCCTTCTCAGTTTATCAGCACAGTTGTTCCTCAAAATATACCGGACGACAGACATGTTATAACCGGCACCGATAAAGTAATTCTGATTGTTGAAGATGATACTTTGTTTGCAAGATCACTCCTCGATTACACCAGAAAACAAGGTTATAAGGGAATAGTCGCGGTGCGGGGTGATGAAGGACTGGAACTGGCCGGAACTTTTAACCCGTTAGGAATTCTGCTTGATATTCAACTGCCTGTGATGAGTGGATGGGAAGTGATGGATGCACTAAAAGCCAATCCTGAAACGAGGCATATTCCGGTTCATATTATGTCGTCACACCGTATGAAAAGTGAAAGCATGATGAAAGGTGCTGTTGATTTTATCGACAAGCCAATGGTGATAGATAAAATGCATGATATTTTTGAAAAAATTGAGTATGTGATCAGCAGAAAAGCAAAAAAGGTGCTTATAGTTGAAGATAATTCAAAGCATGCCAAGGCCCTGGCCTATTTTTTAGGGACATATAATATCAATTCTGAGTTGAAGGGAGACATTTCAGAAGGAATAAAAGCATTACGGGAAAATGAAGTAGACTGTGTTATACTGGATATGGGCATTCCTGATAAAAGAGCATACGAGACTTTGGAAGAAGTAAAGAAGAATCCGGAATTTGGGAATATCCCTATTATTGTATTTACCGGAAAAAGCCTGTCGATGACCGAAGAATTACGGATAAAACAGTATGCGGATTCAATTATTGTGAAAACAGCCCACTCCTACCAACGTATGCTCGACGAAGTTTCATTGTTTTTGCACGTTGTGGAAGAAAGTAAAAAACCAACCGCAAAAACGAGTGAATTTAAAAGGTTAGGTGGCCTGAATGAAATATTAAACAATAAAACGGTACTGATAGCGGACGATGATGTAAGAAATATTTTCTCATTGTCGAAGTCACTTGAAAACTATAAAATGAATGTTATTACGGCGCTGGACGGAAAAGAAGCCATGCAAAAACTTCACGAAAATCCGTTGGTGGATGTTGTATTGCTGGACATGATGATGCCGCAAATGGATGGTTACGAAACAGCCAGAAAAATCCGGGAAAATTACCAATGGAGAAACCTGCCGGTGATTGCAGTAACAGCAAAAGCTATGACTGGCGACCGTGAAAAGTGTATTAACGCCGGCGCATCGGATTATATTACCAAACCGGTAGATATTGATCAGCTGATGTCATTGCTGCGCGTATGGCTTTATGAGAAAAGTGTTTAA
- a CDS encoding ATP-binding protein: MDVQMPGMDGFEVAEAVSGFNKAKDTPIIFLSAVNKEKKFITKGYSSGGIDYLTKPVDTDILLLKVKTFNKLYEQQQELKIIQNSLQKEIEIRKQAQDNLAERMQELRSVMESLPQIAFTLGMDGIIEYVNEHWFQYSELAGRFPDVHPDDHEVYDKLRKNIQDGIEFSWELRLQHLKTQEYKYFLLKAIPIFQQAAIIRWVGTFTDIHQQKMANELLEHKVELRTKELLNKNSELESTNHELQQFAWVVSHDLKEPLRKIQTFSHLVKDKFLSTNAEAASYLDRSIGAAAKMSRLISDLLDYSRLSVNAEFSPTNLNTLINELLVDFQEVITEKKFEVNLGYIPVIDTIPSQIRQVFQNLISNALKFSRHDTTPYIKITSELIDVKSIDGNQDRNGAYCRIIIADNGIGFDEKFLDRIFVIFQRLNNQAEYEGTGIGLAIAKKIMDKHNGLISAQSSENGGARFILVLPVSQP, from the coding sequence ATGGATGTTCAGATGCCGGGAATGGACGGGTTTGAAGTTGCAGAAGCTGTTTCCGGTTTTAATAAAGCGAAGGACACACCGATCATCTTCCTTTCGGCTGTGAATAAAGAAAAGAAATTTATTACAAAGGGATATTCATCCGGCGGTATTGACTACCTGACCAAACCAGTTGATACCGATATTTTACTTTTAAAAGTAAAGACTTTCAATAAACTCTACGAACAGCAGCAAGAGCTTAAAATAATACAGAATTCCCTGCAAAAAGAGATTGAGATCAGGAAACAGGCTCAGGATAATCTGGCAGAAAGAATGCAGGAATTGCGCTCTGTTATGGAATCGTTACCTCAAATTGCATTTACGCTTGGCATGGACGGTATTATTGAATATGTAAACGAGCATTGGTTTCAATATTCAGAACTAGCAGGCAGATTTCCGGATGTTCATCCCGACGATCACGAGGTATATGACAAACTCAGGAAGAATATTCAGGACGGAATTGAATTTAGCTGGGAATTACGGCTTCAACACTTAAAGACACAGGAGTACAAATACTTTTTATTAAAGGCGATTCCCATTTTTCAACAGGCTGCAATTATTCGCTGGGTGGGCACATTTACAGATATCCATCAGCAAAAAATGGCCAATGAACTTTTGGAACATAAAGTTGAATTACGGACAAAAGAACTGCTCAACAAAAACTCTGAACTTGAAAGTACCAACCACGAGCTCCAGCAGTTTGCTTGGGTGGTATCGCACGACCTGAAAGAACCTTTACGAAAAATTCAAACGTTCAGTCATCTGGTTAAGGATAAATTTCTGAGTACTAATGCGGAAGCAGCATCTTATCTTGATCGCTCCATTGGTGCAGCAGCGAAAATGTCGAGGCTCATAAGTGACCTGCTCGATTATTCAAGGCTCTCAGTCAATGCAGAGTTTTCCCCTACTAATCTTAATACGCTGATTAATGAACTTCTGGTTGATTTTCAAGAAGTTATTACTGAGAAAAAGTTTGAAGTCAATCTGGGATATATTCCTGTTATCGACACGATTCCGAGCCAGATCAGGCAGGTATTTCAAAATCTGATCAGTAATGCCCTGAAATTCTCGCGCCACGATACCACACCATATATTAAAATCACATCAGAGCTGATCGATGTAAAATCAATTGATGGCAATCAGGACAGAAATGGTGCATATTGCCGGATTATTATTGCAGATAACGGTATTGGTTTTGATGAAAAATTTCTGGATCGTATTTTTGTTATATTCCAACGACTTAATAATCAGGCCGAATATGAAGGAACAGGCATAGGGCTGGCTATTGCGAAAAAAATCATGGACAAACACAATGGTTTGATTTCGGCTCAAAGCAGTGAAAATGGCGGGGCACGCTTTATTCTGGTACTTCCTGTTTCCCAACCTTAA
- a CDS encoding DUF983 domain-containing protein, producing the protein MNHKNRLYTVLFNKCPRCGEGDFFITKSAYAKNFDKMHKHCPNCGENLVPEPGFYQGALYMSYAFYVAFMVSYFLVFVNFFEKYLDYFLYSIIPVLIILTPLFYRLARRSWLALFIKPAKNNVMP; encoded by the coding sequence ATGAACCACAAAAACAGATTATATACCGTCCTTTTTAATAAATGCCCACGCTGTGGAGAAGGTGATTTTTTTATCACTAAAAGTGCTTATGCCAAAAATTTTGACAAGATGCATAAACACTGCCCTAATTGTGGAGAAAACCTTGTTCCTGAGCCAGGTTTTTATCAGGGTGCTTTATACATGAGCTATGCTTTTTACGTAGCATTTATGGTTAGTTATTTTTTGGTGTTCGTTAACTTCTTCGAAAAATATCTCGATTACTTTTTATACAGCATCATTCCTGTACTGATTATATTAACTCCTTTGTTTTACAGACTTGCGCGCAGATCCTGGCTGGCTTTGTTTATCAAACCGGCAAAAAATAATGTAATGCCTTAG
- a CDS encoding chemotaxis protein CheB — MEENSLNLPVEIVVIGGSAGSLEVLFKLLPLLRPDLSLSIIIILHRRNSGDSSLAELLSTKTTLPLNEVEDKDAILPGYIYLAPSDYHLLIEKDYTFSLDYSEKINFSRPSIDVTFESAADIYGSSMAGIILSGANEDGTKGLKAIKNAGGITIAQNPDTAQMPLMPQHAISHVGIESVLTVREIAGFINGL; from the coding sequence ATGGAAGAAAATAGTTTAAATCTGCCCGTTGAAATTGTAGTGATCGGAGGATCTGCCGGAAGCCTGGAAGTGCTTTTTAAACTATTACCATTGCTTCGCCCGGATTTGTCACTTTCTATTATTATCATATTGCATCGCCGCAATTCGGGTGATTCATCACTGGCCGAACTCTTGTCTACCAAAACCACATTGCCATTAAACGAAGTAGAAGATAAAGATGCCATACTTCCAGGTTATATTTACCTTGCACCATCCGACTATCATTTACTCATTGAAAAGGACTATACCTTCTCTTTGGATTACTCCGAAAAAATCAATTTCAGCAGGCCCAGTATCGACGTTACATTTGAATCCGCTGCCGATATATATGGATCGTCTATGGCTGGAATTATCCTGTCCGGTGCCAACGAAGATGGTACCAAAGGGCTAAAAGCTATAAAAAATGCAGGCGGAATAACCATTGCCCAAAATCCTGATACTGCCCAAATGCCTCTTATGCCTCAACACGCCATTAGCCATGTGGGAATTGAATCGGTACTGACTGTTAGAGAAATAGCTGGATTTATAAATGGATTGTGA
- a CDS encoding DUF3891 family protein encodes MIVNYLENGWQIISQRAHGLLAGEICFHWKKENRPERWLETIIATAGHDDVFNEFDSDNKLINENGGPVNFKSRKFEKQKCDELIGYALTKSRYIALLTSRHIRFLYGSSDYKAAKKYADNLQKQESVWKKEIGLNENELIHAYAILEWCDAFSLLICQQLIQPENRKIEISTGPDQQCYQLYSLDEKHLHVDPWPFESEQFEIRYESRTITQLQFKDVSEFRKILLDVTPELHVYQVSKPKN; translated from the coding sequence ATGATTGTAAATTACCTGGAAAACGGGTGGCAGATTATTTCCCAGAGAGCTCATGGTTTATTAGCCGGAGAAATATGTTTTCACTGGAAAAAAGAAAACCGGCCGGAACGATGGCTGGAAACAATTATTGCCACGGCCGGGCACGACGATGTTTTCAACGAGTTTGACTCTGACAATAAATTAATCAATGAAAATGGCGGGCCGGTTAACTTTAAATCAAGAAAGTTTGAAAAACAAAAATGCGATGAATTAATAGGATATGCATTAACCAAAAGCCGGTATATAGCCTTGCTAACTTCCCGTCATATCAGATTTTTGTACGGCAGTTCAGATTATAAGGCCGCAAAAAAATATGCTGATAATCTGCAAAAGCAGGAATCTGTCTGGAAAAAAGAAATTGGCCTGAATGAGAACGAACTGATACATGCGTATGCCATTTTGGAATGGTGTGATGCTTTTTCGTTATTAATCTGTCAGCAACTGATACAGCCTGAAAACAGAAAGATCGAGATCAGTACCGGACCTGACCAGCAATGTTACCAGCTTTATTCACTGGATGAAAAACATCTGCATGTGGATCCCTGGCCTTTTGAGTCAGAACAATTTGAGATCCGGTACGAATCCAGAACCATAACCCAGCTGCAATTCAAGGATGTTAGTGAATTTCGCAAAATCCTATTGGATGTTACACCCGAACTTCATGTTTATCAGGTAAGCAAACCAAAAAACTGA
- a CDS encoding protein-glutamate O-methyltransferase CheR, protein MIEDEEIDILLNDLFDIHGYDFTNYSKASIKRRVLRLYSLDKFPSFAELRYRIKTDTTYLKRFVEEITVNVTEMFRDPSFYQSLRTDVLPVLGTKPFIRIWHAGCSTGEEVYSMAIFLKEAGLLRKSLLYATDLNPTVLEKVRKGIFPLDQMKHYSESYIGSGGQKDFSSYYTANYGQAKFDQELSEKIIISTHNLVSDSSFNEFDLILCRNVLIYFDKDLQDRVLKLFDASLGPLGYLALGTKETLKFSAIQNNYKQLNREKIWKKIV, encoded by the coding sequence ATGATTGAAGATGAAGAGATAGATATTTTATTAAATGATTTGTTTGATATACACGGCTACGATTTTACAAATTATTCGAAAGCGTCTATCAAAAGACGTGTTTTGCGCCTGTACTCTCTGGATAAATTCCCAAGTTTTGCCGAATTGAGATACCGCATAAAAACGGATACTACTTACCTGAAACGTTTCGTGGAAGAAATTACAGTGAATGTGACTGAAATGTTCCGCGATCCCAGTTTTTACCAGTCTCTCCGAACCGATGTGCTGCCTGTACTAGGCACCAAACCTTTTATTCGTATATGGCATGCAGGCTGTTCCACAGGTGAGGAAGTATATTCTATGGCAATATTTTTAAAAGAAGCCGGCCTTTTAAGGAAATCCCTTCTCTATGCCACTGACCTGAATCCTACTGTGTTGGAGAAAGTCAGAAAAGGCATTTTTCCATTAGACCAAATGAAGCATTATTCTGAAAGTTATATTGGCTCAGGGGGGCAAAAAGATTTTTCATCTTATTATACTGCCAATTATGGACAGGCAAAATTTGACCAGGAGCTTTCAGAAAAGATCATTATTTCCACACATAACCTCGTTTCAGATAGCTCGTTCAATGAATTTGACCTGATATTGTGCCGTAACGTCCTGATTTATTTCGATAAAGACTTACAGGACAGAGTACTAAAACTTTTCGATGCAAGTCTGGGGCCGTTGGGCTATCTGGCGTTGGGCACGAAAGAAACACTTAAATTTTCGGCTATTCAAAATAATTACAAGCAATTGAACAGGGAAAAAATATGGAAGAAAATAGTTTAA